In the Vibrio crassostreae genome, TTTTCTGACTCCTTGCTGGCTAATGCTTTGACTGTCTCACTTCGTTGTGATTGTTGGATTTGGTCGGTTTCCAGCTTCATCTCTTCTGGCGTTTCAAATTGCTCTGATTGACGGCTTGAGAGAGCATTACGCTCTTCTTCACTAAGGAAAAGCCCTGGAGCAACACACTCACAGTAAACGGCTTCTTGATATGCTTTAGTCATCGCTGGAGATAGAGTGTGTTCACGTTTGATAAAGGCCGGTGTCACATCTCGCATCTTATCAAAGTGCAAATCCAGTTGAGTGATAAAGCTGCTTCCTGGTACGCGAAGGTAACATTGTAAATCATCCATGGCTTGGATTTCACTGCTAGAGACAACAGGGCGGGTGATGGTTTGGTGACCAATCGATACCCCATCACGCAACGCATTTGCACCGTAAGAAATGTGCTCTCTTGAGACATCCACTTCTTGCTCACCCAAATCTTTGGATGAGATGTGCGCCATCTGCGCTGATGGGGCGCGAAAGTAAAAGCGAGAGTTGAGTAAATCAAAAATAACGTCCGCGGTATTTTTTCCGTAGGTTTTCACGAGCTGCGCATAAGATTGGAGACCAATCACATAACAGCCCCCAAACTTACGCACTTCTGAAATGATGTTATCAAGCTCAGGCAATTTATGCAGACTCGGCATCTCATCCATAATCACCCAGATACGGCGGTCTTCGTCGTCTTTGAGTCCCAAAATAGCGTTAGAGGCAATGGCAAGCCAAGTCGAAATCAAAGGACGCAGTGAAGCGTGTTGCTGCGCGTTACTCGATAAGAATAAAAAGCCTTTTTGTTTATCATCTTGTACCCAATCGGTGATGGAAAACGGCTTGCGTTTGGGTTGGCCTTGACCGTCTTTTTCATCCAGTCCATCTAAAAAGCGTAGGCTCTTAATGTAAGTGGCCAACACGGACTTAATCGAGATGGCGGTCTTTTTGATGTCCTTGGAGACCAAGGATGCCGACTCCGTACCTTGTAGGAAATTACCCAACGCTTCGAGCTCTGAGGTCAAAATCAGGCTGAGCAATCGAGCGGTCGAACAGGGTTTCTCATCTTGACTCATGCGATACGCTGCACTAGAAAAGATAGTCCGGGCGGAATCCACCCAGAACGGATCACCTTCACCATGTTGCGGGATAAGCGCGTTCGCAATGTTTTCAAAATCAGGGGCATCCTTAGCATCACACCAGACGTTCCAATTGGCGCAGCGTTCATCAAAGGGATTGAGTAAGGTGTCTTGGCTAGGGTCAAAGAACTTTCTGGTAAAGGTGCAGCCTTTATCATAAATAATGGCTTTATCCCCACGTTTACGTATCCAGCGTAATAGTTTACGAAGCATGACGGATTTACCGGCCCCTGTGGTGCCGTCGATGAGCATATGCTGAACTTCAAACTCATGTTTAAATAAGGCCTGCCCATCCACTTTGAAATCAGAAATCCGTCCGTTACCAACACCCTGTTTTTTGAGTTTCTTTGCCCGTTTTTTTAAATCGTCAGTGAGCACTTTGGGCTCGGCGTATTGAAAGCCTCGGACGTGAAAATCTTCACTTTGTTTTTCGCCTTGTCGTTTAAAGAAAATCATGGCGAACATTAAGATGGTGAAAGCAATCCCGATGGCAATTAAGAAGTTGATTTGTATTTGGCGTATCACGTTATCGTAGAGATTGATGAGTTGGGTGTTTTCCAGTTGGGAAGCGAGCGTGCCAACGTAGCGTTTTCCACTCCAGAACGTCGTGATTTCGCTGTTAAGATCGTGCCCAAGGCTGGCATAGATATGGTTGCGCCAGTAGTAGAACACAGACCAAAAGGCGTTATCGGGCGCGCGTAGCCAGGTTAGAACGCCAGTGAGCGCTATCACCGACCAAATGGCGGCGTAGACTAAGGTATTGTTGACTTGAAAGAACATCCGAATGGAGTGAAAAGTAATTTGTCCGCCACGGGTAAAGTGGTTGCCGGACGCGCGTTTAGGTCTAGGCATCGTGGTTCCTTGTGAGTGAAATTGAGTACTTTTTTAGATAATTACCTGTGTATGCAGATGAGCTGGCCAACAATTGAACGGTTGTTGGCTAATGGTATTGCTGTGTAGGGCTCTGATATGAAAAAATTTACGCATGCCGAAGGTAAGTCACGGATGTTCATCTCTCCGACGGGGGGGGAGTCTAGAGCCCCGACATGCTGGCAAAACTTGGTTGGTTTTATCTCCTTTCTCTGATAATCCTTACGGTCTCGAACGTGGTCAGCGTTATACTCGAAACCTTCAAAGCAATCCTGATGACTATTTTTAAGAAGAAAAGCGAAATTGGTCTCTGTGTAATTAGAGATGGTGAGCTTTATGTTGATGATGGGCATCACCGGACAGTGATTGGGCGAGTGTATTTGGGCCCATTTCAGAAAAGTTCAATGTGAGTCGCCAGCCCTTTGTTTATAAGGGCTGAATGCTGAGGTCTGTTTCTTGGTAATTAAGATACGACAGAATCGCTTGGTGATCACACTTGAAACCAATCATCTGAAACACGTTTTTGGACAAAAATGAGTTTCGCAAAATAGAATATTAGCAAACCATGAATAACAACAGGTATGGCAAAGTGAGTTGTGAAGAGCTAGTGCGATAAGTGAAATCGCACTAGAAAAAAGATTGGTTTATGTTAGGTGCGCACCAAGTGACGTTACGTTAAATAAATGACACATTTATTCCTACAAATTTATTTTTAAAGGCTCAAATTGTTCATTTTTAAAATCTTCTTTTTTATACACTCTATTCGGTTTAGTCTTCATGAATTCTAGATTACTCGGAGGAATTACAGTTGTTGTAAAAACGGCCCCCGCTTCTTGCGTATCTTCCCCTGCAACTATAACTAAACTCTTAGGAACTCGATAAAGGTAAGCATAATCATCCTCTTTTTTCGGATCACACTTATATCCTGTATATTTTGCGATATTATCTATCGATGTAGTTAAATATAATTTACCTAAGCAATTCTCGAACGCTTCCTTACTCGCTGCTTCATAAGCACTGAAACATAAAATGTCTTTTAGCTCAATATCATTGTCCAATGATAAACATTTATCGATTGTAGTTTGATTAGATATTGTCCTATTTACTTTTTTGGCACCTAATAGCGTTGTAGCTATAAAATTATTATCGGGTATTCCATTGATAAAGTTTTTTGCAATTTCTTTTCTAAACTCAGGTAAATACCTAGATTCATATTTGATATTATCAGTAATTTCTTTCATTGAAAGATTACTAGAAGAAAGTTCTTTTACAGCTTCTTTTAATTTAATAACATTCGAATCAAACAACTCACGCTGAAAAGCTCTACCCGAACAGGATGCTTGATATAGTAATCTTTTATTGGCTAATGATCGTTTAGAAAGATCATTATTTCCACATGTTGCACCTTTTAAAACTAGTTCTTCTGTGGCTGGAATCAAACCTTTTTCTATAATTGAATTATGAGCAAAAGATGGCGCTACAGAATAATAAAAATCATCAAAACTAACACTGTCTAACTCTGGGTTTTCAGGCACTTCTTCGATTGGAGGTAATTTAACTCGCTCCCTCTCTCGAAGAACCCGTTCACGATTTTCCTTCCATCGCTTCTCATCACTCGCGGTATATCTCAACTCTTCTTGACGCTCTCGGCGTTGACGTTCTGCACGTTCTCTTGTGGTTTCTTGTCGTTCTTCTGGGGCTACAGGAGCGGATTGATATCTCATGGGAGTCGGTTCTACTGATAGACACGAAGGATAATAACAATATTTTCAGTGATTTATAATCCTCAACAAGATAGTTTGATGATTTAACTAATTAAAAAGGCAGTTTAACAGGCCAAACAATCACAATGAAGGCTCAATAATTTTGGGGTACACTCTATCGGATAACTTTTAGTAGGGTAAAGCGTACGCCCCTAAAATGTGTAGAGCATTTGATCTAACAAGTTTTGGGGCAGAAATGAGCTAGAGCTACTACTCTAATGATTCATTAGAACAAATAGTAGCGTATCGATGCGATCGCTGCCATTTTAAGAGGATACTTTATAGGGTCGAAAGGAACGTTCTTGCGCCCAAACAGCAGCGGCCAACGAATACCTAATTTAGAACAAAGACATTTAACCCGTTCCTATTTTCTCGTACTGGCTTTGTTCCTGAAATTACATTCACTTTCGATGGATATCCTATGCCGAGATTAATATTTCCAGCCGTTAAATTGTAACGATTTAGGGATAGGGCTGTAGCAAGGGTATTCGGTTTGTAAGCCGTAGTTAATGACAGTTGCCGTG is a window encoding:
- the traD gene encoding type IV conjugative transfer system coupling protein TraD is translated as MPRPKRASGNHFTRGGQITFHSIRMFFQVNNTLVYAAIWSVIALTGVLTWLRAPDNAFWSVFYYWRNHIYASLGHDLNSEITTFWSGKRYVGTLASQLENTQLINLYDNVIRQIQINFLIAIGIAFTILMFAMIFFKRQGEKQSEDFHVRGFQYAEPKVLTDDLKKRAKKLKKQGVGNGRISDFKVDGQALFKHEFEVQHMLIDGTTGAGKSVMLRKLLRWIRKRGDKAIIYDKGCTFTRKFFDPSQDTLLNPFDERCANWNVWCDAKDAPDFENIANALIPQHGEGDPFWVDSARTIFSSAAYRMSQDEKPCSTARLLSLILTSELEALGNFLQGTESASLVSKDIKKTAISIKSVLATYIKSLRFLDGLDEKDGQGQPKRKPFSITDWVQDDKQKGFLFLSSNAQQHASLRPLISTWLAIASNAILGLKDDEDRRIWVIMDEMPSLHKLPELDNIISEVRKFGGCYVIGLQSYAQLVKTYGKNTADVIFDLLNSRFYFRAPSAQMAHISSKDLGEQEVDVSREHISYGANALRDGVSIGHQTITRPVVSSSEIQAMDDLQCYLRVPGSSFITQLDLHFDKMRDVTPAFIKREHTLSPAMTKAYQEAVYCECVAPGLFLSEEERNALSSRQSEQFETPEEMKLETDQIQQSQRSETVKALASKESEKLKSDNDHQKRAHQELDESAISQDIEMDEISK